Below is a window of Bifidobacterium asteroides DNA.
CGAATGGCCCAGGTGTCGCTATCGACGGCTTCTAAAGCGCTTCATGACCAGCCCAGGGTGAGTCCAGCGACCAGAAAAAAGGTTCGGGCAGCGGCAGAACGTCTGCACTACAGTCCAAACAAGATGGCTCAATCGCTGGCCAGCGGCAAGAGCGGCATCATCGGTCTGGTCACCTCAGACCTGACCGGCCGTTTTTCAACCCCTATCCTAATTGGGGCCGAAAACGAGTTGCGCGCTGGCTCCGTATCTGTTTTGCTGGCGAACGCCCGAGGTGATGAAGCCTTGGAACGCAGCCATGTTGAAAAACTACTCTCGTTGAATGTGGACGGCCTGCTCATCGTGCAGAGGGAAACCAATCCCCGTTCCAGCCTGGGAAACGTAGGTGTCCCTTTGGTCTATGCATATGGACCGTCAACCAATCCCAATGATGCTTCTGTCACCTGCGACAATGTCGATGCCGGACGAATCGCAGTCAATTCGCTCATCTCCTGCGGACGCAACAAAATAGCCATCATTGGAGGCGACGAAACTTTTACAGCAGCCACAGATCGGACCAAGGGATCACTTGAGGCGCTGGCAGAATTCGGCCTTGAACCTGCTGGGCCAATCCGATACGGCCGTTGGAATGAGAATTGGGGACGCGCAGCTACCAGACTATTGCTTGACCAAGGCGTCGATTTTGATGCAGTCGTCTGTCAAAGTGACCAACTGGCAAGGGGCTGCATCGATGCACTGAAGCAACAGGGGCTGTCGATTCCTGATGACGTGGCGGTGGTAGGCCACGACAACTGGGATGTGCTGGTCAACGCCTCCAGGCCTTCATTGACTAGCATCGACAACAACACCGAGCTGATTGGCCGCATTGCCGCTCGGCAGCTCATGGATGCCATCAAAGGACAGCCGCACCATGGGATTGACTATGTACCCTGCCGTCTGATTCAACGCGAGTCAACGGTACCCATGGATTAAAGCAAGATAGAGGCCCAGGCTGAGCTTTCATCTTCAGCCTGGGCCTCTTAGTCAGCGTTCAGACCAGCTTGCGCTCGTAAGGATCGGAGCTGATGCCAGCGGCCACAATGTCGCGGCTCCACTGCTTGGCCGAGAAGAGCGAATGGTCGCGGTAGTTGCCGCAGGAGGTGATCTCGGTGCCGGGCACGTCATCCCAGGTGGCCTTTTCGGCGATGAACTCCAACGACTCCTTCAGAGCCTTGGCCACATCCTCGGTCGAATGACGGCCCCAGGCAAGCAGATGGAAGCCCGTCCGGCAACCGAAGGGCGAGCAGTCGATGTAGCCGGGAATGCGTTCGCGCAGGAGCACGGCGATGGTGTGCTCAATGGTGTGCAGCCCAGCAGTTGGAATGGCGTTCTGGTTGGGCTGGACCAGGCGCAGATCATAGTTAGAGATGATGTCTCCCTGCGGGCCCTTCTCTTCGTCGATCAGACGAACGTAGGGCGCCTTGACCTTGGTGTGGTCCAGTTGGAAGCTCTCTACGATAGGTTTGTCAGCCATTGTAATTTCCTTTCCTGTCGGGCGCCCATACGAAAGGCAGCCGCGGTGAAGTCATGCATACCTCATGGTAGGCCGACCCGCCTATCAGACCCTGCCGTGCCCATGGCCATATTCACCCTCTTCCGGCCGAGAACTCGGAAATGACCCCCATGAACTGGGGCCCATATTGCTCCAGTTTGTGCTGTCCCACCCCGTTGACGGTCAGGAAGGTCGCATCGTCGACGGGCCGAAGGCGGCACATATCGCGCAGCGCCTTGTCGGAGAAGACGATGTAGGGAGGCTTGCCGATCTCGCGGGCTATGCTGGTCCGCAGATCGCGCAGCTTCTGGAAGAGTTCCTCATCCTCTGGGCTGGCATCGCTTGCGCCGGCCTGATCGAGACCGTCATCGCCGACTGTCGAAGAAGACCCGCCGCCGAAGACCTTGCCTGAAATACTCGGGCGTTCCGTCCGCTTGATTTCGTAATGGAAGTCCGGTCTGACCGTCTGTACAGCCTTGGGTCCGAAGTGGACCATGGGCAGCCGCCCTTCGGTGATATGCAGATACCCGTCCGAGGCCATCTGGTTAAGCACGTCGCGAATTCGCGCCTCTGGAACCTGGGCCAGAGCGCCATAGCTGGGGCACCGATCCAGCCTTCGCTGAAGAAGGTCCTGCGAGCGCGAACCCCGGAGGATCTGAGCGATCTTGCCGGAGCCGAATCGCTGGTTCACATCATGCACGCACCTGCTGATGGCACGGGCCACATCGCTGACGTCGATAGTCGTGAAGGTGCTCAGACAGTTGGAACAGTTCTGGCAGCCGACGCTGCCCGTGTCGGGATGCCCTGCTGTGACGGATTTGCCCTTGTCGGCCTCGGCGGGCGAAAGACCTGCAGCAGCCTGGTCCACCTCCTCGCCGAAGTACCGCAACATGTACTGGTGAAGGCAGCCAGTGGTTCGACAGTAGCCGATCATGACATTGAGCAGACGCCGGTGTTCGGCCCTGACCGCTTCAGTCTGTTCACCGGTCAGTCTGTCGTTGCCATTGTCCATGTCCAAGAGCCGCCTGCGGGTGACGATGTCGCTCTCGTTCCACAGCAGCGAGCATCGGGCGGGCTCGCCGTCGCGTCCCGCCCTGCCGGCCTCCTGGTAGTAGGCCTCGATACTCTCAGGCATATTGTGATGAACGACATAGCGCACGTTGGACTTGTCGATGCCCATGCCGAAAGCATTGGTGGCCACGACCACCTGCACCTTGTCGTCAACGAAGTCCCGTTGTGCCTGCACCCTGTCCTGGGTATCCATGCCAGCGTGGTAGCTGACAGCGCTGACACCAGCCTTGGTCAGATCATCGGCAAGGGCTTCGGTCTCCTTGCGGGTGGCGCAGTAGACGATGCCCGAATCGTCCTGATGCTTCAGGGCGTACTGGACCACCCAGCGATTCTTGTATTTACTCTCCAGCTTGATCACGTCGAAGAAGAGGTTTGGCCTGTCGAATCCTGTCACCGCTACATAGGGGTCGTTCAAGCCCAGCATGTATACGATGTCGCGCCGAACCTTCTCGGTCGCCGTAGCAGTGAAGGCTGCCACCGTGGGCCGGTTAGGCAGGGATCTGATGAAATCGCCGATGCCCAGGTAGGCAGGGCGAAAGTCCTGACCCCACTGGGATACGCAGTGGGCCTCATCCACAGCCAGCAGGGAGATCCTCGTACGCTGGGCGAATTCCCTGAATCTGGGGGCATCCAGCCGCTCGGGAGCCACATAGAGGATCTTGCTGCGTCCCTGGGCAGCTTCCGCCAGGGCCAAAGACTGCTCATCCATAGCTTGGGTGGAATTGACGAACGAGGCCTGGATGCCGGCATCCTCCAGCCCGTCCACCTGGTCCTTCATCAGGGAAACCAAGGGGGAGATGACGATGGTCAACCCGTCCAGCAGGGTGGCAGGAATCTGATAGCAGATGGACTTGCCAGCCCCGGTCGGCATCACACCCAGGCAGTCCTGCCCACCCAGAATCGCCTTGACCAGATCTTCCTGACCCGGGCGAAAAGACTCATATCCGAAATACCGCTTCAGCGCCTGCCCTGCATCCTGGATGTCCACCATGATTCCCCAGTCTATTGCCACGGCAGGAGTCAAGCAGTGGGCGAACGACCATGTGGTCAATCGTGGGACATAGACGGAAACCTACAGGGTCGCGGCTGCCAGCAACTGTCTGGTATAGGACTGCTTGGGATGATTGAGGATTGCTTCCACCGGCCCCTCCTCCACCGCCTTTCCCTGGCTGAGCACCATGACCCTGTCTGCGATGTGCTGGACCACGCCCAGATCATGGGAGATGATGATCATGGACATGCCATTTGACGGATCACTCTGCTGTTTGGACTGGGCCATGATGGATTGAAGGGTATGGAGAATCCCGACGCGTGCTGAGACATCGATGGCGCTCATGGGCTCATCGGCCAGGAGTATCCGGGGCTTCACGATCAGAGCCCGGGCTATGGCCGCCCGCTGGGCCTGGCCTCCGGACAGATCCGAAGGATAAGCCGTCATGATCCTGCCGGGGTCAAGCTGAACCTCCGACAAGACCTTGGCCACCTGATCAGCAGGGCCCGTCCTGTTCTGACGACGATGCCATAGGTGTCCACCCCCCCTGCGCCTGGCAGCCAGAAGAGGTTCGGCGACCGATCGGCCGATGGTCCACCGGGGGTCGAGAGAGGCGAAGGGATTCTGAAAGACCAGAGCAGAGTCTCGCGCAAGCGACTTGGCGGCCGGGGAACCGTGGAGAACCGATCTGCCCAAATATGCCACCTGCCCGGCATCAGCCCTCAACTGACCCAGGAGCAGACGGGAAAGCGTGGTTTTCCCTGAACCTGACTCCCCTATGATCGCCAGGCACTCCCCCGGCAGGAGGGAGACATCGATTCCGTCAACCGCAGCCTTTCGAACCATGCCGCTGCCATTGGAGGCATAGGCCTTGGTCAGGCCCCTCCCGATCAGGATCGGATCGGCATGTGCACCGTCAGTCGCCATCATGCTTGTCTCCATCTGCGCTCAGCGTCAACTCTCTGGCCGCTCTCACCAAGGTCCTGCCCTGTGGACTGGATGGGCTGCGCAGAATGCTGCGAGTCTGCCCGCTTTCCACCACTCGGCCTGCGTCAAGGATGTAGCAGTAATCAGCAACCCGAGCCAGTACGGAGAAGTCATGGGTGATGAACAGCAAGGAGGCCCCGCTTTGGTCAACCAAGGAGACCAACAGATCCACGACCTGCCGCTGGGTGATGGCATCCAGGGCCGTGGTCGGCTCGTCCGCCAAGATCAGTCTGGGCTTGGTGACTAGGGCTGCAGCTATAGCCGCCCGCTGCTGCTGGCCTCCGGACAGCTCATGCGGATAGGAGCCAGCCAGTCCCACATCCAACCCGACCTGTTCCAATATTTCCATGACCCGTCTACGCCTTTCCTGGGCGCTCAGGCGGTAGTGGCGGCGAAGAGGGAGCTCCACCTGGCTGTAGACCTTCTTGACAGGGTTCAGGGCCATGGAAGGATTCTGAAAGATCATGCCCATCCGGGAACCGCGCAGGTCCGCCAGAGACTGGTCATCAGAACCGAGAATCTGGAGCCCGTCCACCAGAATGGATCCAGACAGGGAGGCCATCAGTGGTGCTGTGCCCAGAACGCTGCGGGCGATCATCGACTTTCCGGAGCCTGAGGAGCCGATCAGGCCGACCCGTTGGCCGTCCCCCACCTTGAGGTCCACCTGGTCGAGAATGGTGCGGCCATTGATGGACAGACTCAGGCCGTCAATACTCAGCGACATGGCTGACCTCCCTCGCCGGCATGGATCTCACTTTCGATATGATGATCGGAGTCATCTGATTGCGCAGACGTTTCCTGGCGCTTCTCAGACCGGAGAGCGGACCAACCCGCGGTAGCCACGGCGGCCCTGAGACAGGGGTTGGAAACCGGATCAATGGCATCGCGCAGGGCATCACCGAACAGGTTCAGCGCCACCACCACCATGGTGACCACCAAGCCGGGCCAGAGCACGGTCAGCGGAAAGACATTAATGAACTTGACCGAGGTGGTCAGCGAATGACCCCAGGAGGGCAGGCCAGAGGGAACACCCACCCCCAGATAGGTCAACCCTGCCTCAGCTAGAACGGAGGTCCCCGCCGACATGGAGAGCTGCACACACAGGACCGGAATGATATTGGGCACCAGGTGGGTACAGAAGATTCTGAAGGACCCAACTCCACTGTGCCGGGCGGATTGCACGTAGTCCGACTCTTCCGCCAGGAGCGCCTGGGGCCGCACGATCCGGGCCAGGTTGAGTCCGTAGCCGAAACCACAGGCCACGACAACCACGGCAATGCTGGGTCCCAGGGGGACGGCCAGGACCAGAGCCAGCAGGACTGTGGGCAAGGAAATCAGGGCATCGATCAGCACCACGACCGTCTGCGATACT
It encodes the following:
- a CDS encoding LacI family DNA-binding transcriptional regulator; translated protein: MEKTTRTVRLSDVARMAQVSLSTASKALHDQPRVSPATRKKVRAAAERLHYSPNKMAQSLASGKSGIIGLVTSDLTGRFSTPILIGAENELRAGSVSVLLANARGDEALERSHVEKLLSLNVDGLLIVQRETNPRSSLGNVGVPLVYAYGPSTNPNDASVTCDNVDAGRIAVNSLISCGRNKIAIIGGDETFTAATDRTKGSLEALAEFGLEPAGPIRYGRWNENWGRAATRLLLDQGVDFDAVVCQSDQLARGCIDALKQQGLSIPDDVAVVGHDNWDVLVNASRPSLTSIDNNTELIGRIAARQLMDAIKGQPHHGIDYVPCRLIQRESTVPMD
- a CDS encoding S-ribosylhomocysteine lyase, whose product is MADKPIVESFQLDHTKVKAPYVRLIDEEKGPQGDIISNYDLRLVQPNQNAIPTAGLHTIEHTIAVLLRERIPGYIDCSPFGCRTGFHLLAWGRHSTEDVAKALKESLEFIAEKATWDDVPGTEITSCGNYRDHSLFSAKQWSRDIVAAGISSDPYERKLV
- a CDS encoding RecQ family ATP-dependent DNA helicase, whose translation is MVDIQDAGQALKRYFGYESFRPGQEDLVKAILGGQDCLGVMPTGAGKSICYQIPATLLDGLTIVISPLVSLMKDQVDGLEDAGIQASFVNSTQAMDEQSLALAEAAQGRSKILYVAPERLDAPRFREFAQRTRISLLAVDEAHCVSQWGQDFRPAYLGIGDFIRSLPNRPTVAAFTATATEKVRRDIVYMLGLNDPYVAVTGFDRPNLFFDVIKLESKYKNRWVVQYALKHQDDSGIVYCATRKETEALADDLTKAGVSAVSYHAGMDTQDRVQAQRDFVDDKVQVVVATNAFGMGIDKSNVRYVVHHNMPESIEAYYQEAGRAGRDGEPARCSLLWNESDIVTRRRLLDMDNGNDRLTGEQTEAVRAEHRRLLNVMIGYCRTTGCLHQYMLRYFGEEVDQAAAGLSPAEADKGKSVTAGHPDTGSVGCQNCSNCLSTFTTIDVSDVARAISRCVHDVNQRFGSGKIAQILRGSRSQDLLQRRLDRCPSYGALAQVPEARIRDVLNQMASDGYLHITEGRLPMVHFGPKAVQTVRPDFHYEIKRTERPSISGKVFGGGSSSTVGDDGLDQAGASDASPEDEELFQKLRDLRTSIAREIGKPPYIVFSDKALRDMCRLRPVDDATFLTVNGVGQHKLEQYGPQFMGVISEFSAGRG
- a CDS encoding ATP-binding cassette domain-containing protein, with amino-acid sequence MMATDGAHADPILIGRGLTKAYASNGSGMVRKAAVDGIDVSLLPGECLAIIGESGSGKTTLSRLLLGQLRADAGQVAYLGRSVLHGSPAAKSLARDSALVFQNPFASLDPRWTIGRSVAEPLLAARRRGGGHLWHRRQNRTGPADQVAKVLSEVQLDPGRIMTAYPSDLSGGQAQRAAIARALIVKPRILLADEPMSAIDVSARVGILHTLQSIMAQSKQQSDPSNGMSMIIISHDLGVVQHIADRVMVLSQGKAVEEGPVEAILNHPKQSYTRQLLAAATL
- a CDS encoding ABC transporter ATP-binding protein; the protein is MSLSIDGLSLSINGRTILDQVDLKVGDGQRVGLIGSSGSGKSMIARSVLGTAPLMASLSGSILVDGLQILGSDDQSLADLRGSRMGMIFQNPSMALNPVKKVYSQVELPLRRHYRLSAQERRRRVMEILEQVGLDVGLAGSYPHELSGGQQQRAAIAAALVTKPRLILADEPTTALDAITQRQVVDLLVSLVDQSGASLLFITHDFSVLARVADYCYILDAGRVVESGQTRSILRSPSSPQGRTLVRAARELTLSADGDKHDGD
- a CDS encoding ABC transporter permease, which translates into the protein MGWGHTDRPRLGSRAAFPGRLGFFGRTRLVLASMWRKPSGRYSLIVLAIWILVSLVSRFWTPVPIWDTDGYRIWQAPSRDHLLGTDGTGADILSWLMAGSATNLAICLLTVILSGVLGLLLVMAMVSRRSAVSQTVVVLIDALISLPTVLLALVLAVPLGPSIAVVVVACGFGYGLNLARIVRPQALLAEESDYVQSARHSGVGSFRIFCTHLVPNIIPVLCVQLSMSAGTSVLAEAGLTYLGVGVPSGLPSWGHSLTTSVKFINVFPLTVLWPGLVVTMVVVALNLFGDALRDAIDPVSNPCLRAAVATAGWSALRSEKRQETSAQSDDSDHHIESEIHAGEGGQPCR